The nucleotide window ACGAAGGCCGAGCGCCACGGCGTATTCTGCGGCATCATCTCCTTGCTGAAGATGATCGTTGGCTCGGCTTAGCAAGTGCATCAACGGCGCATCCTTCAGATACTTCTCCGCGTGCGCCAGGAACTCTGCCGGCCGAACACCCTCGCTGCCTCTCATGGCTCCGTAACGTGCCGCCAGGGCCACGGCCAGCGCACCATGCTCGGCCGCCGGGTCGCAGTGGGTGATCACCGTCGACGCGTGTACCAGCCTCAGCAGCAGATCGTCATCATCACCGGCGTAGACTCCCAGGATCGCCGATCTCATGGCAGGTCCGTTGCCCGCGGACCAGACTCCGCTGCGATGAGGCGGGAATCCCAACCACAGCTTGAGAATCGATCGCGCGGTCGCCGAACCCACCCCGGCCGGTAAGCCAAGGAGCCACCATCGCAGCTTCCAGGCCAGCGATCGAGCAAAAGCGTCCGGGTTTCCCTTCGATGCCAGCAGCGCCTGCGCAACCATACAGGTGTGCTCAGTGTCGTCGCTGACCATTCCTCGCCCTATCAGCAAGCGGTGATCGAGAGGGGCAGAGCCGAAGAGTCTCGCCGCCCGCCGGGCGGACAGGCCTTCCCGCGGCAGACCGATGGCATCACCGACGGCCGTCCCGAGGATGCAACCTTGGAAGGCGCCAGAGAAGAGCCTTGAATCGTTGATGCTGACCATCAGAGTTCTCCGAGAGCTTCAGGTCTCCGGCCAAGTCAGGTACTCCGGCGGCACATGATCAGTGAGCCACACGTTGTTGCCGGTTCGGTAAAACACATGGCCATCCTGGTGCATTTTCCGTGCGTCGATCTTCAGAAGGACGGGCTTGCCGTATCTGGACGCGACCTTCAGGGTCATCACTGTCTCGGCCGACAGGTGGACGTGGTGCCGTTTGCCCTTGAGCAGTCCCTTGTCACGAATCGATTCGAGGTTGTGCACGGCCGTGCCGTGATACAAGACCTCGGGTGGCTCGACCGGGACGTATCCGAGATCGACCTTAATCGAGTGCCCCTGCCTCGCGCGGATCATCGCTTGGTCGTCGCTGAACTCAAAGCGCTGCTTGTCATTGGTCAGGACGACCTCCTCCAGTTGCTCCCAGGAAATAGGCCGACCGTGCGCCTCGCACTGAACCAGCAACACATCCACCGACACCCAGCCCGCGCGATCCAGCTCCAGGCCGATCTCGTCAGGCCGGTGCCGCAACACGTAGCTGAGAAACTTGCTCGTTCTCTTCTTTTCTTCGCTATTCATATCTCGAAATTGAACCCCTTCTTCGTCAGCCGGTCATAGTGCTTCTTGTCAAAGCGATACAACCGGGCGGCCCGGTGGGCCACGTCGGTCTCGACTTCGTCGAGTTCGATAAGAATCCCCATGCCCAGGATCTTCTTGCGAAAGTTGCGTTTATCGAGCGGCCGATCGAGCACCTTTTCGTACAGATGCTGCAGTTGCCGTAGCGTGAACTTCGGCGGCAGCAACTCAAAGCCGATCGGCTGGTAGCGCACCTTGCCGCGCAACCGCTGCAAGGCCATTCGCAGGATGCGAGCGTGATCGAACGCCAGCTTAGCGCAGTCTTCGACGGCGAACCAGGCGGCGTTGCGGGCGTCGGTGGCGGCCTGTACGCGATGGTCCCGCAGATTGACCAGCGCGTAGTAGGCCACGGTCACCACTCGCTCGCGCGGGTCGCGGCCCAGGTCGCCAAACGTGTACAGTTGCTCGAGGTACACGTCCGAGAGCCCGGTTTCCTCGCGCAGCTCCCGCTCGGCGGCCTCCTCCAACGTCTCATCCATTCGCACGAAACCGCCGGGTAAGGCCCACTGCCCCTCGAAGGGCGGCAGGTCACGCTGGATGAGCAACACCTTGAGGTCCTCGTCATCCAGGCCGAAGACCACGCAATCAACGGTCAGGCTCGGACGAGGGTACTGGTACGTGTGCGGCATGGGTCGTTCCTTGCTTTTCAGTGTAATCTACACGCTTAGCATAGTGTATATTTCACACTAAGTCAAATAAGAATCCGGTTTCGTTGATTTCTCCCTCAAAGGCTCGCAGGGTCAGACCGGCGCGTTCCTCGCTTGCAGCACGAGCTTCGTCTTAAGGTCGTAAAGCCTCTGCTCCAGGCCCGTCGGGTACTCGTGCGGGTTAAGGAAACGCTTGATGCCCTTGTGGAGTGCGGCCAGTTGCCGCCCGGCCCGCTCGCGAATGTCGCTGATGGCAGGCGACTGATAGATGACTTGCCCCTTGATTACCACCGGAACCAGCAGATCTTCATGTTCCGCATCGGCCGGCATCATTTTGCGCCGCGTCGGATCGACGGGGTCTATCATCACCGGCGGACCGCAAATGCCCAGCCTTTCGTCATATATCATGTCCCCTATGAATTCCTGCCCCATCCGAAACCGCCTGACCTGCTGGATGCCCGGCGCCGTGGTCTTCATAGCCTGTTCGGAGACCTTGACACAGTCCTTCCACGCTCCGCCCCGCCGTCGGATCGCTGAGAGCTTGTAGACGCCGCCCAAGGCCGGCTCGTCATGGGCGGTGATCAGGCGCGTCCCGACGCCCCAGATCGAGATCGCGGCCTCTTGGTCCTTAAGGCTGCGGATCGTTTCCTCATCGAGGTCGTTGCTTGCCACGATGCGGGCGTCCGTGAAGCCTGCCGCATCAAGCATCTTGCGAGCCTCGATGCTCAGGTATGCCAGATCCCCCGAGTCGAGGCGAATGCCGATCATCTTGTGGCCGCTTTCCCGAAGCCGCCGTCCGACCTCGATCGCATGGGCCACGCCTTCAAGCGTGTTGTAGGTATCAACCAGGAATATGCAGTTGTTGGGCAT belongs to Phycisphaerae bacterium and includes:
- a CDS encoding ADP-ribosylglycohydrolase family protein; the protein is MVSINDSRLFSGAFQGCILGTAVGDAIGLPREGLSARRAARLFGSAPLDHRLLIGRGMVSDDTEHTCMVAQALLASKGNPDAFARSLAWKLRWWLLGLPAGVGSATARSILKLWLGFPPHRSGVWSAGNGPAMRSAILGVYAGDDDDLLLRLVHASTVITHCDPAAEHGALAVALAARYGAMRGSEGVRPAEFLAHAEKYLKDAPLMHLLSRANDHLQQGDDAAEYAVALGLRHGVSGYINHTVPVALYCWLRRPDDFRSAVEAAVLLGGDTDTTGAIVGALMGATLGVEAIPAEWLDGLAEWPRTTQWMRTLGEHLSEAKTHAGMEGQLPLFWPDVLLRNVFFLGVVLAHVLRRCLPPY
- a CDS encoding RNA 2'-phosphotransferase; amino-acid sequence: MNSEEKKRTSKFLSYVLRHRPDEIGLELDRAGWVSVDVLLVQCEAHGRPISWEQLEEVVLTNDKQRFEFSDDQAMIRARQGHSIKVDLGYVPVEPPEVLYHGTAVHNLESIRDKGLLKGKRHHVHLSAETVMTLKVASRYGKPVLLKIDARKMHQDGHVFYRTGNNVWLTDHVPPEYLTWPET
- a CDS encoding NUDIX domain-containing protein yields the protein MPHTYQYPRPSLTVDCVVFGLDDEDLKVLLIQRDLPPFEGQWALPGGFVRMDETLEEAAERELREETGLSDVYLEQLYTFGDLGRDPRERVVTVAYYALVNLRDHRVQAATDARNAAWFAVEDCAKLAFDHARILRMALQRLRGKVRYQPIGFELLPPKFTLRQLQHLYEKVLDRPLDKRNFRKKILGMGILIELDEVETDVAHRAARLYRFDKKHYDRLTKKGFNFEI
- a CDS encoding nicotinate phosphoribosyltransferase, producing MRVLDRVYRESLTLLTDLYLLTMANGYWKLGRAEDEAVFHLFFRKHPFGGGYTITCGLEYVLDLIRGFRFSNTDLEYLAGLRGNDDAPLFEPAFLDYLGDLRLRCDIAAIPEGTVVFPQEPLIRVQGPLLECQLLETHLLNIINFQSLIATKASRICLAASGGTVLEFGLRRAQGMDGGLAASRAAYIGGCDATSNVLAGKLFGIPVRGTHAHSWVMSFDGELEAFDAYAKAMPNNCIFLVDTYNTLEGVAHAIEVGRRLRESGHKMIGIRLDSGDLAYLSIEARKMLDAAGFTDARIVASNDLDEETIRSLKDQEAAISIWGVGTRLITAHDEPALGGVYKLSAIRRRGGAWKDCVKVSEQAMKTTAPGIQQVRRFRMGQEFIGDMIYDERLGICGPPVMIDPVDPTRRKMMPADAEHEDLLVPVVIKGQVIYQSPAISDIRERAGRQLAALHKGIKRFLNPHEYPTGLEQRLYDLKTKLVLQARNAPV